The sequence GTAGCCCGCCGGTCCGCCGCCGATGACGATGAGGTCGTAGTTCATGAGAAAGTGGTGTTTTTTGAGATGACGAAAGGAGGGGGAGGGGATGGAAGCGCAGGCTAGAGGGGGATTCAACCTGCACGGGGCCTAATTCTCGGTGAACTGACCGAGGGCGCGGAATTTCTGGTAGCGGCCTTCGAGGAGCTGCGGGGTCTTCAATTTGGAAAGTTCCGTGATGGAGGCGAGAATGGCGCTTTTCAGTGCCTCAGCGGCAGCTGCGGGGTCATTGTGTGCGCCACCGAGGGGCTCTGGGATGACGCCGTCGATGATGCCGAGCTCTTTGAGGTCTGGGGCGCTGAGTTTGAGCGCGGTGGCGGCCTCTGGGGCGTGCTTGCGGTCTTTCCAGAGGATAGCGGCGCAGCCTTCTGGGCTGATGACGGAGTAGTAGGCGTTCTCCATCATGAGGACACGGTCTGCGATGCCGATGCCGAGTGCGCCGCCACTGCCGCCTTCACCGATGACGATGGCGATGATGGGGGTCTTGATGGTCATCATCTCTCGGAGGTTGAAGGCGATGGCTTCGGCGATGTTGCGCTCCTCTGCGCCGATGCCTGGGAAGGCACCAGGGGTGTCGATGAGGGTGATGATGGGTAGGCCGAATTTTTCTGCCATGCGCATGACGCGGAGAGCTTTGCGGTAGCCCTCTGGATGGGCGCTGCCGAAATTCCGCAGGAGGTTTTCTTTGGTATCGCGGCCTTTTTGATGGCCGAGGATGGCGACTCGCTGTCCGCCGATGGTGGCAAAGCCTGCGGGCATGGCATTGTCGTCGCCGATGTGGCGGTCGCCGTGGAGCTCGACGAATTCATCGCAGATGTGCTTCACGTAATCGAGCATGAAGGGGCGATTGAGGTGGCGGCTGATCTGCACACGCTGCCAGGGATTGAGATTGGCGTGGGTTTCGCGCTGGAGCTTGTCGAGCTTGGCCTCCAGGTCGGCGACTTGGCTAGTGAGCTTGTCACTGGGCTTGGCAGCGAGCTTTTCCTTCACGGTGTCGATTTCGTCGCGGAGCTTCTGGATGGGTTTTTCGAATTCGAGGAGCTGTTTCATAAAAGATTCCTAATTTTAGATTTTTGATTCCTGATTTGGGATGGCTCACCGCGCAACGTCGATCTTCGAGCCTTTGCGAAGCAGGGAATAGATTTCCTCTAGGTCGGCGCGGGCGAGGAAGATGCCGGTCTCGGGTGGTGGAGCAGGGACGGGGGCTGGTGCTGGGGCATTGGGGGCCACGGAGGGGGGCTGTGGAGCTGGCTCTGGTTTGGGTGGTAGCGGCACACGGAGGGAGAAGCTGCTGCCGGTGGCGTTCGGGCGGTGGGCGGGTACCCATTTGTCGGCCTGTAAGTAGCGTGGATCGGTGCTGGGGATGGCTTTCCCATCGAGCTGGGCGGATTTGGTGCCGACCTCGAAGGTGGCTGGCAGTTTCATGCTTGAGGGAAGCTGGACATCCTGCGCGGTGTAGAATTTAAAGGGGTAACTCTGCCCATCGACGACGCGGAAGAGGATGAGCTGCTTTTTACCGATGACGATGCCGAGATTGAAGTCCACGGGGGCGACCATGAGCCGGTCTCCTGGCTGGAGGGTGGTGCTCATGAGGCCGTTCAGGCGGACGATGAAGTCCACGTTGGTTAGGTGCTTGTCGGCGATGCGACCGAGGTTGTCACCGGGCTGCACGATGTATTCTTTTTTCCCGGCGGTGTATGCGGGGGAGAAGAGCTGGTCCATGTTGATCTCGCCGATGATGCGGCGAGCTTCTTCGCAGGTGGGAGACTCGGGGAATTGCTTGATGAGGGCGTAGAGGGCGTCACGTCCGGGGACGAGGCTGTCACCACGGATGAGGTCGATGGCGGCATCGAAGCGGCGTGCGCCGGGGTCGATGCGGGGGCGGTCTTTGCCCTTCATGGAGGCGAGCTCTTGTTCGACGCGTTGCTCATTGAGGTAGATGTTTTTGTAGAGCCACCATCCGCTGGCGAGGACTCCTGCAAAGAGGCCTGTCACGATGAGAAAGAGCAGGAGCTTGAACTGAGCGCGGGCCATCTAATT is a genomic window of Verrucomicrobiaceae bacterium containing:
- a CDS encoding acetyl-CoA carboxylase carboxyltransferase subunit alpha; this translates as MKQLLEFEKPIQKLRDEIDTVKEKLAAKPSDKLTSQVADLEAKLDKLQRETHANLNPWQRVQISRHLNRPFMLDYVKHICDEFVELHGDRHIGDDNAMPAGFATIGGQRVAILGHQKGRDTKENLLRNFGSAHPEGYRKALRVMRMAEKFGLPIITLIDTPGAFPGIGAEERNIAEAIAFNLREMMTIKTPIIAIVIGEGGSGGALGIGIADRVLMMENAYYSVISPEGCAAILWKDRKHAPEAATALKLSAPDLKELGIIDGVIPEPLGGAHNDPAAAAEALKSAILASITELSKLKTPQLLEGRYQKFRALGQFTEN
- a CDS encoding LysM peptidoglycan-binding domain-containing protein, whose translation is MARAQFKLLLFLIVTGLFAGVLASGWWLYKNIYLNEQRVEQELASMKGKDRPRIDPGARRFDAAIDLIRGDSLVPGRDALYALIKQFPESPTCEEARRIIGEINMDQLFSPAYTAGKKEYIVQPGDNLGRIADKHLTNVDFIVRLNGLMSTTLQPGDRLMVAPVDFNLGIVIGKKQLILFRVVDGQSYPFKFYTAQDVQLPSSMKLPATFEVGTKSAQLDGKAIPSTDPRYLQADKWVPAHRPNATGSSFSLRVPLPPKPEPAPQPPSVAPNAPAPAPVPAPPPETGIFLARADLEEIYSLLRKGSKIDVAR